The following proteins come from a genomic window of Lolium rigidum isolate FL_2022 chromosome 5, APGP_CSIRO_Lrig_0.1, whole genome shotgun sequence:
- the LOC124655752 gene encoding octanoyltransferase LIP2p, chloroplastic-like, protein MVISAPLCHGFLPFPAVAKESSAACSRNRRLVLTAGCRSGPLAAASTDAAPVADAARVARRRCECFDLHQQMVPFAESWARQKSIVKRRRGLVDSDEDHTDTLIALQHLPVYTLGTGSSEEFLRFDVQDSPYEIHRIDRGGEVTYHGPGQLVMYPIINLRYHELDLHWYLRSLEDVIIRALHSAFSIKASTVKGLTGVWVGDQKVAAIGIHCSRYIVYHGLALNVTTDLAPFERIVPCGIKDRRVGSIKEILQKNSSGRELNDAELMDIAYESLIKEFAEIFQLSLEPSTDSYLQPR, encoded by the exons ATGGTGATCTCCGCCCCTCTCTGCCACGGCTTCCTGCCCTTCCCCGCAGTCGCCAAGGAATCCTCTGCCGCGTGCTCCAGGAATCGGAGGCTGGTCCTCACCGCTGGCTGCCGCTCCGGTCCACTCGCTGCCGCGTCGACGGACGCGGCCCCTGTGGCCGATGCCGCCCGCGTCGCCAGGAGGAG GTGCGAATGCTTCGATCTCCATCAGCAGATGGTTCCTTTCGCTGAATCATGGGCTAGGCAGAAGTCCATtgtcaagaggaggagagggctgGTAGACAGCGACGAGGATCACACGGACACCTTGATCGCCCTGCAGCATCTGCCGGTTTATACACTGGGCACCGGCAGCAGCGAGGAGTTCCTCCGTTTCGATGTACAAGATTCTCCCTATGAGATTCATCGTATTGACCGTGGCGGGGAGGTGACGTATCATGGGCCTGGACAG CTTGTCATGTACCCGATTATCAATTTGCGGTATCACGAGTTGGATCTTCACTGGTACCTTAGGTCACTGGAAGATGTGATCATCCGTGCCCTTCACTCCGCATTTTCTATTAAGGCTTCAACAGTAAAAGGCCTCACTGGTGTCTGGGTTG GGGATCAGAAAGTTGCAGCTATTGGAATCCATTGCTCACGATATATAGTATATCATGGCCTAGCTCTAAACGTCACAACTGACTTGGCCCCTTTTGAACGTATCGTTCCCTGTGGCATAAAGGACCGTCGCGTTGGGAGCATTAAGGAAATATTACAGAAGAATTCCAGCGGAAGGGAACTTAATGATGCAGAACTGATGGATATAGCTTATGAGTCGTTGATTAAAGAGTTTGCTGAGATTTTCCAGCTCTCTCTAGAACCCAGCACTGATTCGTATCTCCAGCCAAGATAA
- the LOC124652036 gene encoding RING-H2 finger protein ATL65, with amino-acid sequence MRALRPPPPPGGSPAPAPSPSPYQSPTPSPPAAFQGGLISSPPSPSAVGSPGPAPVPAPAPEPNAVLAFTGARRGGGGGMSPPLIAMLAVVGAALLVVLYARLARRVVRTVRRRWRGWRRRRRLLLITLTGGSGSSPANDSFASFTTYDNFYHTFSPYGLDDAAIKSLPSAQFLSAARASAGAGARDCAVCLLEFADGDELRALPLCAHAFHADCIDVWLRAHASCPLCRAAVALPAPVASSPLRSARRVRPSLDDLLFFHPVPPPPPPAPDALPEITPASPDRQLNPRDFLLKRSYSFGFERHIATEAASTASPTWRYRLGAGGGGDGASGRGRSFWSKRWPSPFGGAAAARVFSFRSAAAAKSSPFARRRAAAPAGGSGFFMSLGLSSEPPNILVAGRRSNRASSRLRCGDPEALLSPDRLSR; translated from the coding sequence ATGCGCGCgctccggccgccaccgccgccgggcgGTTCGCCGGCACCTGCACCATCTCCGTCCCCGTACCAGTCCCCAACGCCGTCCCCGCCAGCGGCGTTTCAGGGTGGTCTCATCAGCTCGCCGCCTTCTCCCTCTGCCGTCGGGTCGCCGGGACCTGCTCCCGTGCCTGCACCGGCGCCGGAGCCCAATGCGGTGCTGGCGTTCACGGGCGCGCGGCGAGGCGGGGGAGGCGGCATGAGCCCGCCGCTCATCGCGATGCTGGCGGTGGTCGGGGCGGCGCTGCTGGTGGTGCTGTACGCGCGGCTGGCCAGGCGCGTGGTCCGGACCgtccggcggcggtggcgcggctggcgacggcggcggcggctgctgctcatCACGCTGACGGGCGGCAGCGGCTCGTCCCCGGCGAACGACTCCTTCGCGTCCTTCACCACCTACGACAACTTCTACCACACCTTCTCGCCCTACGGCCTGGACGACGCGGCCATCAAGTCGCTGCCCTCGGCGCAGTTCCTCTCGGCGGCGCGcgcgagcgccggcgccggcgcccgcgACTGCGCCGTGTGCCTGCTGGAGTTCGCGGACGGCGACGAGCTGCGCGCGCTCCCGCTCTGCGCGCACGCGTTCCACGCCGACTGCATCGACGTCTGGCTCCGCGCGCACGCCTCCTGCCCGctctgccgcgccgccgtcgcgctCCCGGCCCCCGTCGCCTCGTCCCCGCTCCGCTCCGCGCGCCGCGTGCGCCCCAGCCTCGACGACCTCCTCTTCTTCCAccccgtcccgccgccgccgccacccgccccCGACGCGCTGCCGGAGATCACGCCGGCCAGCCCCGATCGGCAGCTCAACCCGAGGGACTTCCTCCTCAAGCGCTCCTACTCCTTCGGCTTCGAACGGCACATCGCCACGGAGGCCGCGTCCACGGCTTCCCCTACCTGGCGCTACCGCttgggtgccggcggcggcggagacggcgCCAGCGGCCGGGGACGAAGCTTCTGGAGCAAGCGCTGGCCATCCCCATTCGGCGGCGCGGCCGCGGCCCGTGTATTCTCGttccgctccgccgccgccgccaagtcctcgcccttcgcccgccgccgcgccgccgcccccgctggAGGTTCCGGATTCTTCATGTCCCTCGGCCTCTCCTCCGAGCCCCCGAACATCCTCGTCGCGGGGAGACGGAGCAACCGCGCGTCCAGCCGGCTCCGGTGCGGGGACCCCGAGGCGCTGCTCTCGCCGGACCGCCTCAGCCGCTGA
- the LOC124653578 gene encoding uncharacterized protein LOC124653578 — METGRRHHLVQNSITTLTNTAELREHLKKNTTRCATRWSATSAASSPGRDVANTSSPSTTASRKGSTAPARSGQVSTSRQKDRLRPPKKVTQRPEFMHPYR, encoded by the exons ATGGAGACCGGACGGAGGCACCATCTAGTCCAGAACAGCATAACTACACTTACCAACACAGCGGAGTTGAGGGAGCATCTGAAGAAGAACACTACAAGATGTGCTACAAGGTGGAGTGCGACAAGTGCGGCAAGTTCACCTGGAAGGGATGTGGCCAACACGTCAAGTCCGTCTACGACGGCATCGAGAAAGGGAAGCACTGCACCTGCAAGGAGTGGCCAGGTGTCGACGTCAAGGCAGAAGGATCGACTTCGACCACCAAAGAAG GTGACGCAAAGGCCTGAATTCATGCACCCGTATCGCTAG
- the LOC124655753 gene encoding wall-associated receptor kinase-like 14, with the protein MHRPFFVVLLVLLHHEASYSAAAALASGGCHRRCGATPVPYPFGFSAGCPIVLSCDVNTSTAIIPSRGVDNGTSYRVLAFNSTASTFVLAIPSLCSRSVPDARRTLSGANYGVTSRTGVFLRGGCRVTNSTSCAVPVAVMSSLLRSAQCPGDNETASPSGAVACVASNSPDATAAGAFLNWDKTDNTTCANMLSSALFAETTEGTASLEFGVAELGWWLNGTCAGGAEGCAANATCTNVTTPSGAPGHRCACVAGMDGDGFSAGDGCFKAKPSSKRKMVFIVGGVLAGVAAAGVLILLCMVRRRRSGGNKGRPCKNRLAAIRQLSEAASSSGVPVYTYNEVARATNSFSHTHRLGTGAYGTVYVGRLPGSSTSPLVAIKRLRCRHDDDDGRSVALLLNEIRLISSLSHPNLVRLLGCCLDRGEHILVYELVPNGTLAHHLHNGGDTGDTLPWRARLGVAAGTAAAVAYLHAARPPIFHRDVKSGNILLGADLRPKLADFGLSRGGFGPEDASRSHVSTAPQGTPGYVDPDYHQSFHLSDKSDVYSFGVVLLELITAMRVVDFGRPPSEVNLASLALDRIGKGRVEEIVDPALVGHGEEWVMESVRHVSELAFRCLAFDKDVRPCMSEVAEELRRIRDAAPESGITGPVANMADQDTTAKKARSPVSVQEIWTSDQSSQSTNGSK; encoded by the exons ATGCACCGTCCGTTCTTCGTCGTGCTCCTTGTCTTGCTCCACCATGAAGCCAGctactccgccgccgccgccttagcTTCCGGTGGGTGCCACCGCCGGTGCGGCGCCACCCCCGTCCCCTACCCTTTCGGCTTCTCCGCCGGCTGCCCCATCGTTCTATCCTGCGACGTCAACACCTCTACGGCGATCATCCCATCCAGAGGAGTAGACAACGGCACCTCCTACCGCGTCCTCGCCTtcaactccaccgcctccactttcgTCCTCGCCATCCCATCGCTGTGCAGCCGGAGCGTCCCCGACGCCAGAAGAACGCTCTCCGGCGCCAACTACGGCGTCACGTCCCGCACCGGCGTGTTCCTCCGCGGCGGATGCCGCGTGACCAACTCGACCTCCTGCGCCGTGCCAGTGGCCGTCATGTCCAGTCTGCTCCGCTCAGCTCAGTGCCCCGGCGACAACGAGACGGCTTCGCCCTCCGGCGCCGTGGCGTGCGTCGCTTCCAACTCGCCGGACGCCACGGCCGCGGGCGCTTTCCTGAACTGGGATAAGACGGATAATACAACGTGCGCCAACATGCTGTCCTCCGCGTTGTTCGCGGAGACGACGGAGGGGACGGCGTCGCTGGAGTTCGGCGTGGCGGAGCTGGGCTGGTGGCTCAACGGGACGTGCGCCGGCGGCGCCGAGGGGTGCGCGGCGAACGCGACGTGCACCAACGTGACAACGCCGAGCGGGGCGCCGGGGCACCGGTGCGCGTGCGTGGCGGGGATGGACGGCGACGGCTTCTCCGCCGGCGACGGATGCTTCAAAG CTAAGCCAAGTTCTAAGAGGAAAATGGTTTTCATAGTTGGAG GTGTCCTggcgggcgtggcggcggctGGCGTGCTAATCCTGCTCTGCATGGTACGACGCCGGCGCTCAGGCGGCAACAAGGGCCGGCCGTGCAAAAACCGGCTGGCGGCGATACGGCAGCTGTCTGAGGCGGCGTCGTCGAGCGGCGTTCCGGTGTACACGTACAACGAGGTGGCGCGCGCGACCAACTCCTTCTCCCACACGCACCGCCTCGGCACGGGCGCCTACGGCACCGTCTACGTCGGCAGGCTCCCGGGGAGCTCGACGTCGCCGCTCGTGGCCATCAAGCGCCTCCGGTGccgccacgacgacgacgacggcaggtcgGTGGCGCtgctgctcaacgagatcaggctCATCTCCTCGCTGAGCCACCCCAACCTTGTCCGCCTCCTCGGCTGCTGCCTCGACCGCGGCGAGCACATCCTCGTCTACGAGCTCGTCCCCAACGGCACGCTCGCCCACCACCTCCACAACGGCGGCGACACCGGGGACACGCTACCCTGGCGCGCGCGGCTCGGCGTCGCGGCGGGCACGGCCGCCGCAGTCGCCTACCTGCACGCCGCGCGGCCCCCCATCTTCCACCGCGACGTCAAGTCCGGCAACATCCTCCTCGGCGCCGACCTCCGGCCCAAGCTGGCCGACTTTGGCCTCTCCCGCGGAGGCTTCGGCCCGGAGGACGCGTCGCGCTCGCACGTCTCCACGGCGCCGCAGGGCACGCCGGGGTACGTCGACCCGGACTACCACCAGAGCTTCCACCTCTCCGACAAGAGCGACGTCTACAGCTTCGGCGTCGTGCTGCTCGAGCTCATCACCGCCATGAGGGTCGTCGACTTCGGCCGCCCGCCCAGCGAGGTCAACCTCGCCTCCCTCGCGCTCGACAGGATCGGCAAGGGGAGGGTCGAGGAGATCGTCGACCCGGCGCTCGTCGGCCACGGCGAGGAGTGGGTCATGGAGTCCGTCCGGCACGTCAGCGAGCTCGCATTCCGGTGCCTGGCATTCGACAAGGACGTCCGGCCGTGCATGAGCGAGGTGGCCGAGGAGCTGCGCCGGATCAGGGACGCCGCCCCCGAGTCCGGCATAACGGGCCCAGTCGCCAACATGGCTGACCAGGACACGACGGCAAAGAAAGCCCGGTCGCCGGTGTCGGTGCAGGAGATCTGGACCAGCGACCAGAGCTCACAGTCGACCAACGGCTCCAAGTAG